One stretch of Lachnospiraceae bacterium oral taxon 096 DNA includes these proteins:
- a CDS encoding NAD(P)-dependent oxidoreductase yields MANVVITGVTSFLGAAVARAYGEDGHCVYGIVRKSSKNRKNIPSNIFVIDCDMDEVETLLEMDLPKMDVWIHFAWDGIGRVGRMDYALQEKNIQNALRAVKVSKNLGCGRFLFAGSQAEYGVTTRQRIEGLCDESTLCRPISAYGKAKKEVLERARKISKEIGLEYVHMRIFSVYGPGDHESALPMVVTRAAVLGEDIGLGPCQQMWNYLYIDDCARAIENLGLCVYGEGSCVVNVAGQDTRRLRSFVSEICKTCHSNGKVQFEQRKEPEEGVPYLEPSIEKLVAWTGFVEHTTFREGVREIEKMYRMRG; encoded by the coding sequence ATGGCCAATGTAGTGATTACAGGGGTAACCAGCTTTTTAGGTGCTGCTGTGGCAAGAGCCTATGGAGAAGATGGACATTGTGTCTATGGTATTGTGCGAAAAAGTTCAAAAAATAGGAAAAATATTCCCTCCAATATTTTTGTCATTGATTGTGATATGGATGAAGTGGAGACACTTTTAGAGATGGACTTGCCAAAGATGGATGTCTGGATTCATTTTGCTTGGGATGGCATTGGTCGTGTTGGGCGAATGGATTATGCCCTACAGGAAAAAAACATTCAAAATGCGTTGAGAGCAGTAAAAGTTAGCAAGAATTTAGGTTGTGGTAGATTTTTATTTGCAGGTTCGCAGGCAGAATATGGTGTGACGACGAGGCAGAGGATTGAGGGACTTTGTGATGAATCGACACTTTGTCGCCCAATTTCTGCCTATGGCAAGGCGAAAAAAGAGGTCCTAGAAAGGGCAAGAAAAATAAGCAAAGAAATAGGACTAGAGTATGTTCATATGCGCATTTTTAGTGTCTATGGACCCGGTGACCATGAAAGTGCACTGCCGATGGTGGTCACAAGAGCGGCTGTTTTGGGGGAGGATATCGGCCTTGGACCTTGTCAACAAATGTGGAATTATCTTTATATTGATGATTGTGCAAGGGCAATAGAAAATCTGGGGCTCTGTGTCTATGGAGAGGGAAGTTGTGTGGTCAATGTAGCTGGACAGGATACACGAAGACTTCGCAGCTTTGTTTCTGAGATATGTAAAACTTGTCATAGCAATGGGAAGGTTCAATTTGAACAAAGAAAAGAACCAGAAGAGGGTGTGCCCTACTTAGAGCCCTCCATTGAAAAACTTGTGGCATGGACAGGATTTGTCGAACATACCACATTTAGAGAAGGGGTGAGAGAAATTGAAAAGATGTATCGCATGCGGGGGTAA
- a CDS encoding phospho-N-acetylmuramoyl-pentapeptide-transferase: MFLSLLGNQIGAHRVAAIGFLVSWVFTFIALNRRFSFLPLDQGKAFVEGGDQSKGKLRGVGLVIIIAFIVTGLLFAEVSPEYVIFLILIFAVMMSGYLDDASDTPWSDYKKGAIDLGISIIYVVSFIHWNGTEIQFFHWTLTLHPLLYAILGIILIWVSINVTNCADGIDGLCTTLVIITIGSFLVIFGKNLGNYVGYSVILIGAMLAYLCFNTLPSTMLMGDAGSRAFGFFIAVLAMKSRHPFSFLLFAIVLILDGGLGLAKIFLLRFLKIRILANTRTPLHDEVRKNQANRNWSKTQIVFRFAIVQVMFSMLAYILLA; this comes from the coding sequence ATGTTTTTATCACTTTTAGGGAATCAGATTGGAGCTCATCGAGTGGCAGCGATTGGCTTTTTGGTATCGTGGGTCTTCACTTTTATTGCGTTAAATAGACGATTTTCTTTTCTTCCACTAGATCAGGGAAAGGCCTTTGTTGAGGGTGGAGACCAATCAAAGGGAAAATTGCGTGGTGTGGGATTGGTCATCATTATTGCCTTTATTGTCACAGGACTTTTGTTTGCCGAGGTCAGCCCAGAATATGTTATTTTTTTGATTTTGATTTTTGCCGTCATGATGAGTGGATATTTAGATGATGCCTCAGATACGCCTTGGAGCGATTATAAGAAGGGGGCGATTGATCTAGGAATCTCCATTATTTATGTCGTGTCCTTTATTCATTGGAATGGCACAGAAATTCAATTTTTTCATTGGACACTCACACTCCATCCATTGCTCTATGCAATTTTGGGTATTATTTTAATTTGGGTGAGTATCAATGTCACCAACTGTGCAGATGGCATCGATGGACTTTGTACGACACTGGTTATCATTACCATTGGTTCATTTTTGGTGATTTTTGGAAAAAACTTGGGAAATTATGTGGGCTACAGTGTAATCCTCATTGGGGCAATGCTAGCGTATCTCTGTTTTAATACATTGCCAAGTACAATGTTGATGGGAGATGCCGGATCAAGAGCATTTGGCTTTTTTATTGCTGTGCTGGCCATGAAATCGAGACATCCCTTTAGTTTTTTATTGTTTGCCATTGTACTAATTCTTGATGGTGGATTGGGATTGGCAAAAATCTTTTTGCTTCGCTTTTTAAAGATTAGAATTTTGGCAAATACAAGAACTCCCCTTCATGATGAGGTTAGAAAAAATCAAGCCAATCGAAATTGGTCAAAGACGCAAATTGTCTTCCGATTTGCCATTGTGCAAGTGATGTTTTCTATGTTGGCCTATATTTTGTTGGCATGA
- a CDS encoding choline-binding protein A has product MFAVVPAFASPEHAKTGNFSWVTTNNSWVAYNEQGGLATGWIKYHDNIYYLNKSGVMKTGWIKEDNNWYYLKEDSGELITNQWVDNYYLDATGKMAKIR; this is encoded by the coding sequence ATGTTCGCTGTAGTTCCCGCATTTGCATCACCTGAACATGCCAAGACTGGCAATTTCAGTTGGGTAACAACCAATAATTCTTGGGTTGCTTACAATGAGCAAGGAGGTCTAGCAACAGGATGGATCAAGTACCATGACAATATTTATTATCTCAATAAATCTGGTGTGATGAAAACGGGTTGGATTAAGGAAGATAATAACTGGTACTATCTCAAAGAGGATAGCGGGGAATTAATTACCAACCAATGGGTAGATAATTATTATCTCGATGCAACAGGAAAAATGGCTAAGATCCGTTAG
- a CDS encoding thiamine pyrophosphate-binding protein, protein MKIKVSTYIAKKVVEHGIVRGFSVTGGGAMYLNDGFGHQSGLTMTYNHHEQASAMAAECYARINNRMAVLCVTTGPGGTNALTGVVGGWLDSIPMIVFSGQVRYDWTARSSGVDIRAMGDQEFDICRAVSCMTKYAEMVIDPMRIRFCLEKALYLAESGRPGPSWLDIPLDVQGAYVEEDELIGFDRADYEAGGDGWGNKNKNVHAIPEDEAGNGEKREKLPKKVSKEVARKIIEKIRNAKRPVFNAGNGIRIARAHSLFLAVAKKLGIPVVVGWDSEDCLWDEHRLYAGRPGNFGDRPGNFAVQNSDLVFSVGSRLSLRQVGFNCKAWAREAYTIVNDIDEEELKKPTLHVDMPIHADCKDLLEVMLEELKDEPVPIWQDHKGEGIKGMAWLETCKHWREKYPVCKPEYLLPNPNKDANVYAFIHEISTQAKENQITVVGNGSACVVGGHSYIIKKGQRFISNSAIASMGYDLPAAIGACMANEDGKEYLEDVILVTGDGSIQMNLQELQTIIHHQMPLKIFLINNGGYHSIRQTQSKFFSDKPLVGIGPDSKDLSFPDMEKLARAYGYPYIRARHNEELFDAVRETFATKGPVICEAFCSQDQNFEPKSSGKQLPDGRMVSPPLEDLTPFLSEEEMNENMIVKKMEE, encoded by the coding sequence ATGAAAATAAAAGTCAGTACCTATATTGCAAAAAAAGTAGTAGAGCATGGGATTGTTCGTGGCTTTAGTGTGACGGGTGGCGGGGCAATGTATCTCAATGATGGCTTCGGACATCAGTCGGGATTGACGATGACCTACAATCATCATGAACAGGCATCAGCTATGGCTGCGGAGTGCTATGCGAGAATTAATAATCGGATGGCTGTCTTGTGTGTGACAACAGGCCCAGGCGGAACCAATGCACTGACAGGTGTCGTTGGTGGTTGGCTGGACTCCATTCCGATGATTGTATTTTCTGGACAGGTGCGCTATGACTGGACGGCAAGAAGTTCAGGTGTGGATATTCGGGCTATGGGAGATCAAGAATTTGATATCTGTAGGGCTGTTTCTTGTATGACAAAGTATGCGGAGATGGTCATTGACCCTATGCGAATTCGTTTCTGTCTGGAGAAGGCATTGTACTTGGCAGAAAGTGGAAGACCAGGACCAAGTTGGTTGGACATTCCACTCGATGTACAGGGAGCATATGTGGAAGAAGATGAACTGATTGGTTTTGACAGGGCTGACTATGAGGCTGGAGGAGATGGTTGGGGAAATAAAAATAAAAATGTCCATGCCATTCCTGAGGATGAGGCTGGCAATGGAGAAAAAAGAGAAAAATTGCCTAAAAAAGTGAGCAAAGAAGTGGCAAGAAAAATTATTGAAAAAATTCGCAATGCCAAGAGACCTGTGTTTAATGCGGGAAATGGAATTCGCATTGCCAGAGCACATTCATTATTTCTTGCTGTAGCAAAAAAGTTAGGAATTCCTGTCGTTGTTGGCTGGGACAGTGAGGATTGTCTCTGGGATGAGCACAGACTTTATGCAGGGCGACCAGGAAATTTTGGTGACCGACCAGGAAATTTTGCTGTGCAAAATTCAGACCTAGTCTTTTCAGTGGGTTCCAGATTGAGCCTTCGACAGGTGGGATTTAACTGTAAAGCCTGGGCGAGGGAGGCTTATACGATAGTCAATGACATTGATGAGGAGGAATTAAAAAAGCCAACGCTCCATGTGGATATGCCAATTCATGCAGATTGCAAGGATCTATTAGAAGTGATGCTTGAGGAATTAAAAGATGAGCCTGTTCCAATTTGGCAAGATCACAAAGGAGAGGGCATTAAAGGAATGGCTTGGCTAGAGACTTGCAAGCATTGGAGAGAGAAATATCCTGTGTGTAAGCCAGAGTATCTCCTTCCAAATCCAAACAAAGATGCCAATGTCTATGCGTTCATTCATGAAATCAGCACGCAAGCCAAAGAAAATCAAATTACAGTGGTGGGCAATGGCTCAGCTTGTGTAGTAGGTGGTCATTCCTATATCATTAAAAAAGGGCAACGATTTATTTCCAATTCTGCCATTGCTTCGATGGGCTATGACCTGCCAGCGGCCATTGGTGCCTGCATGGCCAACGAGGATGGAAAAGAATATCTGGAGGATGTCATTTTAGTGACGGGAGATGGAAGTATTCAAATGAATCTTCAGGAGTTACAGACCATTATTCATCATCAAATGCCATTAAAGATTTTCTTAATCAACAATGGCGGTTATCACAGCATTCGACAGACACAGAGTAAATTCTTCTCAGATAAACCATTGGTTGGCATTGGACCAGACAGCAAGGATCTAAGTTTTCCAGATATGGAAAAGTTGGCAAGAGCCTATGGCTATCCCTATATTCGAGCTAGGCACAATGAGGAACTCTTTGATGCTGTGCGTGAGACATTTGCGACAAAAGGTCCAGTGATTTGTGAGGCATTTTGTAGTCAAGACCAAAATTTTGAACCAAAGTCTTCGGGAAAGCAATTGCCAGATGGACGAATGGTGAGCCCTCCGCTTGAGGACTTGACACCATTTTTATCTGAAGAAGAAATGAACGAAAATATGATTGTTAAGAAAATGGAAGAATAA
- a CDS encoding methyltransferase domain-containing protein, which translates to MKRCIACGGKLEKLLYIENMPATAQDIPDANEVKTEKGMDLHLCQCNGCGLVQLDTPPVSYYRDVIRAGGYSTTMDALRRKQYDEFIEVCHLQGKKILEAGAGQGEFLKIWSDYPVKAYGMEHKRELVEKARSIGLQVQEYYPNSEEDVFENAPFDAFTSFNFLEHQPDPAMYLRAIAHNLVDGGYGLLTVPSFEYILEQESFYEIIPDHIAYYTRESLHFILDRAGFLVLKEERVNRDTLAVIIQKKPKVNVDGLLKQKKVIQDEVYDLMASVEREGKRMAVWGASHQGFTLCATMHLFDKIAYIIDSAPFKQGRFAPASHIPIVSPAKAKENPVDVIVIVAPGYTDEIAQNIREKLGEQIEIYTLMSDHLTRYKEKQ; encoded by the coding sequence TTGAAAAGATGTATCGCATGCGGGGGTAAATTAGAAAAATTATTGTATATTGAAAATATGCCAGCGACGGCACAAGATATTCCTGATGCCAATGAAGTAAAGACAGAAAAAGGAATGGATCTTCATCTTTGTCAATGTAATGGCTGTGGTTTGGTGCAACTGGATACACCACCAGTAAGTTACTATCGAGATGTCATTCGTGCGGGTGGCTATTCTACGACAATGGATGCCCTGAGAAGAAAACAATATGATGAATTTATTGAAGTCTGCCACTTACAGGGAAAAAAGATTCTTGAGGCAGGTGCTGGACAGGGAGAGTTTTTAAAGATTTGGTCGGACTATCCTGTCAAAGCTTATGGAATGGAGCACAAGCGGGAACTTGTAGAAAAGGCAAGAAGCATAGGATTACAGGTTCAAGAGTATTATCCAAATAGTGAAGAGGATGTATTTGAAAATGCACCTTTTGATGCTTTTACTTCTTTTAATTTCTTGGAACATCAGCCAGATCCAGCGATGTATTTGCGAGCCATTGCCCATAATCTAGTGGATGGTGGCTATGGATTGTTGACAGTGCCAAGTTTTGAGTATATCTTGGAGCAGGAGAGCTTTTATGAAATTATTCCTGATCATATCGCCTACTATACAAGAGAGAGTTTACATTTTATTTTAGACCGAGCAGGATTTTTGGTGTTGAAAGAGGAGAGAGTCAATCGAGACACTTTGGCTGTGATTATTCAAAAAAAGCCAAAGGTAAATGTTGATGGACTTTTGAAACAAAAGAAGGTAATTCAAGATGAAGTGTATGACCTAATGGCATCGGTGGAGAGGGAAGGAAAAAGGATGGCCGTTTGGGGAGCAAGTCATCAGGGATTTACGCTCTGTGCAACAATGCATCTTTTCGATAAGATAGCTTATATTATTGATTCTGCACCGTTTAAGCAGGGGAGATTTGCACCAGCTTCACATATTCCGATTGTTTCTCCAGCTAAAGCAAAGGAAAACCCTGTGGATGTGATTGTGATTGTTGCACCAGGCTACACCGATGAGATTGCACAAAATATCAGGGAAAAATTGGGCGAGCAGATTGAAATTTATACATTGATGAGTGACCATTTAACAAGGTATAAGGAGAAGCAATGA